From a single Collibacillus ludicampi genomic region:
- a CDS encoding type II toxin-antitoxin system RatA family toxin — MPVVQVTETVRGNAKDVYTLIRDMESYPCFMENLNSVHVLERGDNWTLTAWDTSLNGMRFRWQEHDEFDHANHRIQYRQVSGDLKKFEGSWIVEQDGDISKVTLLVDFEFGVPMLSSLLNPVAKIKLKQNGESMLKAIKRRFEGEV; from the coding sequence ATGCCTGTCGTACAAGTGACAGAAACGGTCCGCGGGAACGCAAAAGACGTTTACACTCTGATACGGGATATGGAATCGTATCCCTGTTTCATGGAAAATTTGAACTCCGTACATGTGTTGGAACGGGGGGACAACTGGACCTTAACCGCTTGGGATACATCTTTGAACGGGATGCGTTTTCGCTGGCAAGAACATGATGAATTCGATCATGCCAATCATCGCATTCAGTATCGTCAAGTGTCGGGTGATTTGAAAAAATTCGAGGGTTCATGGATTGTTGAACAGGATGGTGATATCAGCAAGGTTACCTTGCTTGTCGATTTCGAGTTTGGCGTTCCCATGTTATCCAGTCTGTTGAATCCTGTAGCGAAGATCAAATTAAAACAAAATGGGGAATCGATGTTGAAAGCGATCAAAAGGCGTTTTGAAGGGGAAGTTTAA